The genomic segment CGCTGCTGCAGCTGCGCCGCGCGCGCGCGCTGCTGCAGGACCTGGCGATGCCCTACGAGGCGGCCCGCGTGCAGGTGGCGATCGGCATGGCCTGCGACCGTGCCGGCGACCGCGGTACCGCTGAGCTCGAATTGCGCGCCGCGGAGGCCACCTTCGCCCGCCTCGGCGCCCGCGCGGACCACGAGCGGGCACGTGGCCTGCTCGGCCAGACGCCGGCGTTGGGACCGCTCACGCCGCGCGAGGCGGAGGTCCTCCGCCTCGTCGCCCAGGGCCGCACGAACCGGCAGATCGCCACGGACTTGGTGATCAGCGAGCACACCGTCTCCCGACACCTCACGAACATGTTCACCAAGCTGGGCGTGACCTCACGAGCGGGCGCTACCGCCTACGCCTACGAGCACCACCTCGTCCCAGGTCAGGCTTCACCTCGGCCGTCCTCGGCGTGAGGTGTCCCTCCGCCACAGGCGGGAAGACCGTGGGCGGAGGCAGCCAGGATCCTCCGCCCTCTACATTGCGGATCGGCACGCACGACACCTGGGCACGCGGGACGGGCGGGACGAGCAGCCAAGATTCCCGCGCCCGCGCGGGAAAACCGGCTGCGGACGCCGGTCTTGTCGAACACGGCCTTCAGGTGCTGCTGGACGGTGTGGGGCGACACGAAGAGGTGCCGGGCGATGTCGGCGGTGGAGGCGCCCTGCAGCACGAGGCGGGTCACGTCCTGCTCCCGCTCGGTCAGTCCGTAGACATACATGCGCAGCGGCGCCATGCGGGCAGGGTGGGCGGGTCCCCGTCGGGCAGCTCGGCCAGCCAGCGCTCGACGCCGGGGGTGACCGAGTCGACCTCCCACCGGTCGGTCAGCACGAGGAGCCCGGGTGCGTCGGGCCGGTCGGGCTCGGTGGCCTCGCCGAGAAGCAGCCCCCGGCGCGCACCTTCCGCCAGGTAGGGCGCCACGCCCTGCACGAACGTGACCTCCTGCTCGTCGAACAGCGCCTGCCCCGGCTCGCGGTACAGGCCGACGGCCCCCCACACCTGGCCGTCGGCGGAGCGCAGCGCCGCGATGAGCTCCTGGTCGCCGCCGAGGGCCATGCTTTCGTGCCACCGCGGGCTGCGGCTCGGGGGTCGCCGCCGGTGGCCTCGTGCAGCGTCGAGACGCCACGCGCGGAGCGGGCCTCGTGCGGCAGCTGGGGCACGCCCTCGCCGAAGTGGCTGGTGATGAGCAGGGAGGCGGGATCCAGCGTGAACCAGCAGGGGGCCAGCCAGTGGGGCACTGCGCGTGCGAGCACCTCGGAGGAGGCGCGCCAGAACGACACCAGGTCGTTCCCCTCGCCGGCCAGGCGCGCAATCGCTTCCGTCGCCCGCTCCGCGGTGTGCGCTCTCATCCAGTCCAGGCTAGGAGGACCCCGTGGCCCGGTGGGTGACGCCGGACCCGGCGCGTCGCGCCGCCATGCTGCGGGGATTCTTCTCCGTGGTGGTCGACGTCTCCCTGCGCCACGACGAGGTCTACGTCGACGGGGACCGCTGCGGGGCGGCGTTGTGGTGGCCACCCGGCGTCTCCCTCGTCGAGCCCGCCGAGGAGGAGCACTTCGCCCAGCGCATGCGGGAGGCGGTCGGGGCGGACGCCGACCGCATCTTTCAGGCCATGGCCATCGCGGACGAAGGGCAGCCGGACACGCCGTGGGCCGTGCTCGGCTTCCTCGGCGTCGTGCCCGAGCGGCAAGGGCCGCGGGCTAGGCAGCGCGCTCATTGCCCCGAGGCGGAAGCACCCGCCCGGGTAGGTCATCCCGCCTCGCCGCCGCCCGCCTCCGCGGGCGCCCGCTGGGCGAGGACGAGCCCGAAGCCGGGCAGCACCTCGCGCCAGGAGGCGCGGGCGAACCCGGCGTCGGCCAGCAGCCCACGGAACTCGTCGGGGGTGTGGAAGCCGACCCATCCGGGGTCGGTCCGGCGGGCCAGGGGGGCGCTCGCGGCGTTGTACCAGGCGGGTCCCGGGTCGACGATGGCGTAGATGCCTCCGGGCCGCAGGCTCTCCCGCACGGCCGCGGCCGTTCGCGCGGGCTCCGGGAAGTGGTGGTGGGCGAGGCAGGTGAACGCGGCGTCGAAGGCGCCGGCGAACGTTGGCGGGAGGTCCCCGGCGTCGGCCTGAAAAAAGGCGGTGTGGTCGAGCCCGTGCGCGCGTGCGGCGCGGTGCGCGGTGACGACCATGCCCGCGGCGAGGTCGACGCCGACGACCTCGCCGCGCGGTACGAGACCGGCGAGGCGCTGCAGCTCGCGACCCGGGCCGCACCCGAGGTCGAGCACCCGCGCGTCCGACGGGAGCAGCGGGGCCAGCACGTCGAGCGCCTCGTCGACGATGGGGCGGGAGAAGGGCTGGACGTACGCCTCGTAGATCTCCGCCATCTGGTCGAAGGCGGCGACGAGGTGGTCGTGGCGGCTCCCGCCGTCGAGCACCACCGGGTCCGGGCACGCGACCGAGAACCGCGGTCCGAGCCCCGGCCGGGGCACGGAGACGGGGTCCTCGCCCGTCACACGGCTGCGCAGCCCGAGGGTCCGCTTCAGCGCCTGCGCGGGGTACAGCACCGTGGCGGCGTACGACCACATCGCGCCGACGAGGACGCCGCCAGCGACGGGGTCGTGGCCGTCCGCCATCACCCGGCCGCGTCGGGCCGGCGCCGCACGACGATGGGCACCGGCGTGGCCGTGAGCCCCGGGATGGTCAGCTCGCCGCGGTAGCTGCGGTCGGCTTTCAGGTCCTCGCCGATGATCGCGGTCACCCGGACGAGCATCTGCTGGCCGGGTTCGAGGGTGACGACGGCGGGCTCGAACGCGAGCGGCGGGCGCACCTCGGCGCCGTCCTCGTCGGTGAACGCCGACGCCGCCACCGGGGCGGAGACCGGCCCGTCGAGATCGTTCTCGACCAAGAACACGCCGAGGGCGGAGCCGCCCGCCTCGGCTTCCAGGACCATCGCGGCGACGGCCGGCGACTCCTCCGGGCGGGTCCGCTGGGGTGCCCGGGCCGGCGTCCCGCGAGCGGCCATGGAGCGAAGGTCGCCGAGGCGCACGGGCAGCCGCAGGTCGTCGGCGAGCTGGCGCAGCGTCCGCAGGTAGTCCACCGTGAGCTGCCCGAGCGCGCTGTAGTAGCGGGCGTTGGCCTCGGTGGCCCGGCGCACCGCCTCCTCAAGCGACAGCGCTTCCGCCACCGGTCAGCCCTGCCTCGGGCCCGAACCGCAGGGACGCTGGCAGTAGAAGTGGTCGTACCAGTGGTGCACCTGGTCGGCGCAGTCGTCGACGCTGACCTCGTGGCACGAGTCGCCTCCGCGCCGGATGGTCGACACGGTCCAGCGGAGCACGTGCACGCGGCACCCGCGCACCCACACCGTGTGCGTGCGGTCTCCGGACGCCGCGTCGGTGGGTACGGCGGCCGACACGACGAACGTGGCGTCCTCGTACGGGTCGATCGTGGCCTTGGCGGGGTCGACCGTGACGCCGCTGCCCTTGACGTCGACGCCGACGGCCTGGGACGCCGGGCCGCAGTTCGTCACGGTGATGCGCAGGACGGCGGTGCCCCCGGGGCACACGTGGCTGCGCACGGGCCCTAGTCGCCGCGGATACCAGCACGGGTCGGGGATCTCGCAGCCGCAGCCGCCGGCCGCCCGCGCGAGCAGGGCGCCCGGGTCGGGCAGCACCACGCCCGACAGCAGGTCGCGTCCCAGGCGGGCGCTCCTCGTCAGCAGGTCGCCGACGGCCTCGGCCGCGCCGGCGAGCGTCGTGGGGCGCGTGGTGGTCATCGCGGCTGCTCCTTCGGTGGGGCCGGCTCCGCCTCGACGGTGATGGCGTAGGTCCAGCCGGCCAGGTGCCAGATGGCCGTGTAGGTGCGCCCGGGCTGCAGCCGGTCCGAGGCGCTCAGCGTGAGGGCGATCTCCGCCACGCCGCCGGGCTCGACGGGTCCTGCACCCTGGTCGACGCCGATGCGCAGCAGGCCGCCGTGCTCGCCGGCGAGGCCGTCCATCAGCCGGTCGAGGCGCGCGCTGCCCTTCGCCTTGTCGTCGCGGAGCGCCCCCCCGATGGCACGGTCTGCGCCGTCCACGGGGAAGAGGCCGACCGCGTCCGCGCGGGGCACCTCGACGGCGACGTTGCCCTCGTTCACGAGGGTCAGGCGCTCGGTCGCGCGTCCACCCGGCGCGACGCGGAGGCGCAGCTGCGCCGGGTACAGCTCGACCGCGCGGTTCGGCTCCACCTCGACGACCGCCGGGTAGCGCTCCTCCCCCGCCGTCAGGGTCCCCTCGTACATGCCCGCGGGGGTCGTCGTCGGCAGGGTGAGGCGCACGAGCGTGCCGGGGCCGCTCGGGG from the Egibacteraceae bacterium genome contains:
- a CDS encoding class I SAM-dependent methyltransferase, whose translation is MADGHDPVAGGVLVGAMWSYAATVLYPAQALKRTLGLRSRVTGEDPVSVPRPGLGPRFSVACPDPVVLDGGSRHDHLVAAFDQMAEIYEAYVQPFSRPIVDEALDVLAPLLPSDARVLDLGCGPGRELQRLAGLVPRGEVVGVDLAAGMVVTAHRAARAHGLDHTAFFQADAGDLPPTFAGAFDAAFTCLAHHHFPEPARTAAAVRESLRPGGIYAIVDPGPAWYNAASAPLARRTDPGWVGFHTPDEFRGLLADAGFARASWREVLPGFGLVLAQRAPAEAGGGEAG
- a CDS encoding helix-turn-helix transcriptional regulator, producing the protein MAPLRMYVYGLTEREQDVTRLVLQGASTADIARHLFVSPHTVQQHLKAVFDKTGVRSRFSRAGAGILAARPARPACPGVVRADPQCRGRRILAASAHGLPACGGGTPHAEDGRGEA